In the genome of Ignavibacteriota bacterium, one region contains:
- a CDS encoding nucleoside hydrolase, protein MCFGFHSVLFCSAEKIPIIFDSDMGPDYDDVGAIAILHSYADSGYVNILAICASTKYEGVAGVMNVFNTYFGRPGILIGVPKGNASIQKDPQKWTDFILANYPHSIKNNNEANDAVSVYRKALASQANNSVTIVTVGFLTNLAGLLNSQADEYSPLSGLDLIKDKVAKLVCMAGQFPNGKEFNLFTDSEAAKIVFENWPSEIIFNGFEIGVNIKSGLPLIKNKKLIIVL, encoded by the coding sequence TTGTGTTTTGGTTTTCACTCAGTTTTATTTTGCTCAGCAGAAAAAATACCCATCATTTTTGATAGTGATATGGGTCCCGATTATGATGATGTCGGAGCAATTGCAATACTCCATTCATATGCTGACAGTGGATATGTAAATATTCTTGCGATTTGTGCAAGTACAAAATACGAAGGCGTTGCGGGAGTTATGAATGTTTTCAATACATATTTTGGAAGACCCGGCATATTAATCGGAGTTCCAAAAGGAAATGCGTCGATTCAAAAGGATCCGCAGAAATGGACGGACTTTATTCTTGCAAATTATCCGCATTCTATTAAAAATAATAATGAAGCAAATGACGCGGTTTCGGTTTATAGAAAAGCTCTTGCTTCGCAGGCAAACAATAGCGTAACGATAGTTACAGTCGGTTTTCTAACAAATCTTGCCGGTTTACTTAATTCACAAGCAGATGAATATTCTCCGCTTTCAGGTTTGGATTTAATAAAGGATAAAGTTGCAAAATTAGTATGTATGGCGGGCCAATTTCCAAACGGAAAAGAATTTAATTTATTTACAGATTCTGAGGCGGCGAAAATTGTTTTTGAAAATTGGCCTTCTGAAATAATTTTCAACGGGTTTGAAATAGGTGTGAATATTAAATCTGGTCTTCCATTAATTAAGAATAAAAAATTAATCATAGTCCTATAA